Proteins encoded in a region of the Podarcis muralis chromosome 2, rPodMur119.hap1.1, whole genome shotgun sequence genome:
- the LOC114592853 gene encoding olfactory receptor 10X1-like, which translates to MKKNHTQVTEFILLGFSVPPELQIAFFILFLLMYILTLIGNLLIMSVVYSDRSLHVPMYIFLFALSCSETCYSLVIVPKMLVDLLAKVRTISFAGCAAQMFLFLGLGATNCLILTCMGYDRYLAICHPLRYPVLMNMRVILWFIAISWIAGFLISLSEAAQILRLPFCGPNAIRHFFCHMRAVVRLACTADNTTEVSVSTIGMLGLAGSLLFIMLTYILILSTILRIPSTEGRQKAFSTCAAHIIVVSVHYTFASIIYFRSSTADTLEDDTLISIPYTIITPFLSPIIFTLRNKEIKVAVRKVIAKKVLSQKI; encoded by the coding sequence ATGAAGAAGAATCACACACAAGTGACAGAATTTATCCTGCTTGGGTTCTCTGTGCCTCCAGAGCTACAGATTGCATTTTTCATCCTGTTCCTGCTCATGTACATCCTAACCCTGATAGGAAATCTGCTGATAATGTCCGTTGTTTATTCTGATCGGAGCCTCCATGTTCCCATGTACATCTTCCTCTTTGCTTTGTCTTGCTCTGAAACCTGTTACAGTTTAGTCATTGTCCCCAAAATGCTGGTTGATCTGCTAGCAAAAGTCAGAACAATCTCTTTTGCAGGGTGTGCTGCACAAATGTTTCTTTTCCTTGGACTGGGTGCAACAAACTGTCTCATTCTTACATGTATGGGCTATGATCGGTACCTAGCAATATGCCACCCCTTGCGCTATCCTGTCCTTATGAATATGCGGGTAATTCTTTGGTTCATAGCCATTTCCTGGATTGCGGGATTCCTCATATCTCTAAGTGAGGCTGCTCAGATCCTTAGGTTGCCCTTTTGTGGCCCCAATGCCATCCGGCACTTCTTTTGTCACATGAGGGCAGTGGTTAGGTTAGCCTGCACTGCCGACAATACAACTGAAGTGTCTGTCTCTACTATTGGCATGCTGGGTTTGGCTGGCAGCCTTCTGTTCATCATGTTGACTTACATCTTAATTCTCTCCACCATCCTGCGCATCCCCTCCACGGAGGGCCGCCAGAAAGCTTTCTCCACCTGTGCCGCCCACATCATTGTGGTAAGTGTGCACTATACATTTGCCTCCATCATTTATTTCAGATCGAGCACAGCTGACACATTAGAGGATGACACACTGATTTCCATACCTTACACCATAATTACTCCATTTCTCAGTCCCATTATCTTTACTTTGAGAAACAAAGAGATCAAGGTTGCGGTAAGGAAGGTAATCGCTAAAAAGGTACTTTCTCAAAAGATATGA